The following are encoded together in the Triticum dicoccoides isolate Atlit2015 ecotype Zavitan chromosome 6B, WEW_v2.0, whole genome shotgun sequence genome:
- the LOC119323858 gene encoding transcription factor IBH1-like 1, giving the protein MGAPTSSTKAFKQGFLRSFLLSLTSCRNGAMGLQERKRAVRSSADIAMATTRGSGAMWPQALLAAASSSSSPSWSRRLPAAATAKTTTRRKNMARRRCPQRRRTTSSGEIARRLVRKRTKVLRGMVPGGELLDGASLLREAMDYVVHLRAQVAVLRRVSNAMQQRPSSIHMAGAVAPPVQLKTETTGTAQHSEGNEE; this is encoded by the exons ATGGGGGCCCCTACCAGCAGCACCAAGGCCTTCAAGCAGGGGTTCCTCAGGAGCTTCCTCCTGAGCCTGACATCCTGCAGGAACGGCGCCATGGGCCTGCAAGAGAGGAAGCGTGCCGTCAGGTCGTCCGCCGACATCGCCATGGCCACCACCCGCGGCAGCGGAGCCATGTGGCCGCAGGCCCTCCTAGCAGCAGCATCGTCATCATCGTCGCCATCGTGGAGTAGGCGGTTGCCGGCTGCAGCCAcggcgaagacgacgacgaggcggAAGAACATGGCGAGGAGGCGCTGTCcccagaggaggaggacgacgagcagCGGCGAGATCGCGAGGAGGCTGGTGAGGAAGCGGACCAAGGTGCTGCGGGGGATGGTGCCCGGCGGGGAGCTCCTCGACGGCGCCTCGCTGCTCCGCGAGGCCATGGACTACGTCGTCCACCTGCGCGCGCAGGTCGCCGTGCTCCGCCGCGTCTCCAACGCCATGCAACAGAGACCGTCGTCCATCCACATGGCAG GGGCTGTTGCACCACCAGTGCAGTTGAAAACAGAGACGACCGGAACGGCTCAACACTCGGAAGGAAACGAAGAATAG